A window from Citrus sinensis cultivar Valencia sweet orange chromosome 3, DVS_A1.0, whole genome shotgun sequence encodes these proteins:
- the LOC127901308 gene encoding chlorophyllase-1, chloroplastic-like yields MPPKGNKEVDAAAEEINWLPKGLQSHLPENVVADLNYSALMGHSRGGLTAFALAQGYATNPPLGLKFSALVGVDPVAGIPYFHSELDPPILDYESFNFSIPVTVIGTGLGGLAKCVVPCAPEKENHQQFFNRCTSSDRAHFDATYYGHMDVLDDCPPDLKSLAISKCMCTNGTLPRQPMRQCVSGIAVAFLKAYFDSEGDDFKTILADPSVAPITLGQVEFIPAPSS; encoded by the coding sequence ATGCCGCCGAAAGGAAACAAAGAAGTTGACGCCGCAGCGGAAGAAATCAACTGGTTACCCAAAGGCCTCCAATCACATCTCCCAGAAAATGTCGTGGCTGATCTAAACTACTCTGCTCTTATGGGCCACAGTCGCGGAGGACTAACAGCATTTGCTCTGGCACAGGGCTACGCAACAAACCCCCCACTTGGGCTTAAGTTTTCAGCATTAGTAGGTGTGGACCCAGTTGCTGGGATACCGTATTTTCATAGTGAACTTGATCCCCCGATTCTGGATTATGAATCATTCAACTTCTCAATTCCTGTTACTGTGATTGGCACCGGACTCGGTGGCCTCGCAAAGTGCGTGGTGCCTTGTGCTCCCGAAAAAGAAAACCACCAGCAGTTTTTCAACAGATGCACATCTTCTGATCGGGCTCATTTTGACGCTACCTATTATGGTCACATGGACGTGTTGGACGATTGTCCGCCGGACTTAAAGTCTCTGGCAATTTCAAAATGTATGTGCACAAATGGAACGTTACCGAGGCAGCCCATGAGGCAATGTGTTAGTGGCATCGCCGTGGCGTTTTTGAAAGCTTATTTTGACAGTGAAGGTGATGATTTCAAGACAATCCTGGCAGACCCTTCTGTTGCTCCGATAACGCTCGGTCAAGTTGAGTTCATTCCGGCTCCATCATCATGA